Proteins found in one Exiguobacterium sp. 9-2 genomic segment:
- a CDS encoding MerR family transcriptional regulator: MADSSRQSKPLFPIGVVQELTALSARQIRYYEEQGLIKPERTETKRRLYSFNDVDRLLSIKEYLDQGLNIAGIKLIFENDLVKRERVAESVVETRPELSDGELYKLLKNELKEAGRHGKTSLIQGELGRFFK; the protein is encoded by the coding sequence ATGGCAGACTCATCACGCCAGTCCAAGCCACTATTTCCCATCGGAGTCGTTCAAGAGTTGACCGCGTTATCTGCCCGCCAGATCCGATATTACGAAGAACAGGGACTGATTAAGCCGGAGCGGACAGAGACGAAGCGTCGCCTCTATTCGTTCAACGATGTCGATCGCCTGTTGTCGATTAAGGAATACCTGGATCAGGGACTGAATATCGCAGGGATCAAATTGATTTTCGAAAACGATCTCGTCAAACGCGAACGCGTTGCGGAGAGCGTCGTCGAGACGCGCCCGGAACTATCTGACGGCGAATTGTATAAACTCCTGAAAAATGAATTGAAGGAAGCAGGACGACATGGAAAGACGTCGCTCATCCAAGGTGAGCTTGGGCGTTTCTTCAAGTAA
- the glnA gene encoding type I glutamate--ammonia ligase has protein sequence MTRRNITREDILKIAKAEDVRFIRLQFTDILGTIKNVEIPVSQLEKALDNKMMFDGSSIEGFVRIEESDMYLFPDLNTWVVFPWTEDGTGKVARLICDIHNPDGSPFAGDPRGQLKRVLKEMEELGFTSFNVGPEPEFFLFKKDEKGRPTLELNDQGGYFDLAPVDLGENCRKEIVIELENMGFEIEASHHEVAPGQHEIDFKYADAITTADNIQTFKLVVKTIAAKHNLHATFMPKPLFGVNGSGMHANMSLFKGNENVFFDEGNEEMQLSDDARAFTAGILKHARAFTAVCNPTVNSYKRLVPGYEAPCYVAWSARNRSPLVRVPAARGLSTRIEVRSVDPAANPYLALATLLASGLDGIKNNLKAPAPIDRNIYVMDKPERVANGIDDLPSTLSHALEVLKADDVVMHALGDHIAEHFVELKEIEWDMFRTQVTEWERDQYMVLF, from the coding sequence ATGACACGTCGCAACATTACACGAGAAGACATTTTGAAAATCGCTAAAGCTGAGGATGTACGCTTCATTCGCTTACAGTTCACAGATATCCTCGGAACGATCAAGAACGTTGAAATTCCAGTAAGCCAATTGGAAAAAGCACTTGATAACAAAATGATGTTCGATGGTTCATCGATCGAAGGATTCGTCCGGATCGAAGAATCAGATATGTATCTCTTCCCAGACTTAAACACATGGGTCGTGTTCCCATGGACAGAAGATGGAACAGGGAAAGTTGCACGTTTAATCTGTGACATCCACAATCCGGATGGCTCGCCGTTCGCAGGAGACCCACGTGGTCAGCTCAAACGGGTACTTAAAGAGATGGAAGAACTCGGTTTCACATCATTCAACGTGGGACCAGAGCCAGAATTCTTCCTCTTCAAGAAAGATGAAAAAGGTCGTCCGACACTTGAATTGAACGACCAAGGTGGATACTTCGACCTCGCACCAGTCGACCTCGGCGAAAACTGCCGTAAAGAGATCGTCATCGAGCTCGAGAACATGGGCTTTGAAATCGAAGCATCACACCACGAAGTCGCTCCAGGTCAGCACGAAATCGACTTCAAATATGCGGATGCGATCACGACAGCGGATAACATCCAAACGTTCAAACTTGTTGTCAAGACGATCGCGGCGAAGCACAACTTGCACGCGACATTCATGCCAAAACCACTCTTCGGAGTCAACGGATCAGGAATGCACGCAAACATGTCGCTTTTCAAAGGCAACGAGAACGTCTTCTTCGATGAAGGCAACGAAGAAATGCAATTGTCGGATGATGCACGTGCCTTCACAGCAGGTATCCTCAAACACGCACGTGCCTTCACAGCGGTTTGTAACCCGACAGTCAACTCATACAAACGTCTTGTTCCTGGCTACGAAGCGCCTTGCTACGTCGCATGGTCAGCCCGTAACCGTTCACCACTCGTCCGTGTTCCTGCAGCACGTGGACTCTCGACTCGTATCGAAGTTCGTTCAGTCGACCCAGCAGCGAATCCGTACCTCGCGCTTGCGACATTGCTCGCTTCAGGTCTCGACGGAATCAAGAACAACTTGAAAGCACCGGCTCCAATCGACCGTAACATCTACGTCATGGACAAACCGGAACGCGTTGCGAACGGAATCGATGATCTTCCATCAACACTCAGCCACGCACTCGAAGTCTTGAAAGCGGATGACGTCGTCATGCACGCTCTCGGCGATCACATCGCAGAGCACTTCGTTGAATTGAAAGAAATCGAATGGGATATGTTCCGGACGCAGGTCACGGAATGGGAACGCGATCAGTACATGGTCTTGTTCTAA
- a CDS encoding tyrosine-type recombinase/integrase, giving the protein MKDFYNHDLNLVLYRNDGNAIPKSILFNSFARILKKDGLPQLSIHSLCHTHAVLLLESSAHMKYIHKRLGHGSMGITAEVYSRISKQRKTP; this is encoded by the coding sequence TTGAAGGATTTTTATAACCATGATTTAAATCTCGTTTTGTACCGCAATGATGGAAATGCGATACCAAAATCTATTCTCTTTAATTCCTTTGCCCGCATATTGAAAAAAGATGGCCTCCCCCAGCTTTCCATTCATTCGCTGTGCCACACTCACGCAGTTCTTTTGCTGGAATCTAGCGCTCATATGAAGTATATACACAAACGTCTTGGTCACGGAAGTATGGGTATTACAGCAGAAGTGTACTCCCGCATTTCAAAACAAAGAAAAACCCCTTGA
- a CDS encoding integrase, translating to MNHLNGKGYSKRTSEIVHGKMYNAMNKAVILGILQRKPCLGATVKGMKKQKEIQFIDSVVIPVFLQIAYQNNYHYWLYFYGAC from the coding sequence TTGAATCATCTAAATGGTAAAGGCTACAGTAAACGAACTTCAGAAATTGTACATGGAAAAATGTATAATGCCATGAATAAAGCAGTTATTCTGGGCATCTTACAAAGAAAGCCCTGCTTAGGTGCAACCGTAAAAGGTATGAAAAAGCAAAAAGAAATTCAGTTTATTGATTCCGTCGTTATCCCAGTCTTTTTACAAATAGCCTACCAGAACAACTATCATTACTGGCTCTATTTTTATGGCGCTTGTTGA
- a CDS encoding IS3 family transposase, which produces MLAEVSRSGYYAWLARTDSVSLREERDYADYLFLKHVHDRHKGKIDYRGIYMEMLDLIGGPMNHKRILRIMRKCCRRRKKNFGGL; this is translated from the coding sequence ATGCTCGCTGAAGTGAGCCGCAGCGGTTATTACGCCTGGCTCGCACGTACAGATAGTGTTTCCCTTCGGGAAGAACGCGACTATGCGGACTACCTCTTTCTGAAACATGTTCATGATCGTCATAAGGGAAAAATCGACTATCGTGGTATTTACATGGAGATGCTCGATCTTATCGGGGGGCCGATGAATCATAAACGTATTTTGCGTATCATGAGGAAGTGCTGCAGAAGAAGAAAAAAGAATTTTGGAGGGCTTTGA